A segment of the Salvelinus namaycush isolate Seneca chromosome 3, SaNama_1.0, whole genome shotgun sequence genome:
agttgcacagaattctCACAACATTCAAGTTTCCACTCGCAAGACCTGAAATTTGCCCAGGGCCCAAAATAGAGGGAACATTTCTGTGGATATTAACAGGATATTATTACAAGGAATAATATAGATTTAATCGATAACAGATGTGTGTCCTTACCCTCCAGGTAATTGCGGGCCACAAACTTGAGGACCTCGTCAATGAGGATGACAGGGAAGGAGAGCTTGAGCACCACCATCCATTTCTCCACGTTCAAGTGGGTCAACTTAAAGATCATCTGCAGCGGAGAGGACAGGCACATTTCAGACACGTATTACATACTACTACTTAGTTATCACATACTCTTACGGCTAGATTCAATCCGATCTGCCCTTTTCGGCTATGCACCTTTTTTAAAAGCAATGTTTCCGCGTTTTGCATAGACCACTCActgtaaacgctgcatatgtagGCTCAATCGGGAAATTCCCTTTAAATGTCAATCGCACTATAACGGCCcagattgaatctaggccttactCAGTTGTCCAATACTCTTACTCAGTTATCActcttagggctctattcaatctgtatcgctgatTCATTACAGATTATGTGATAGAAATGTTCAGGTAATTtacgattgagccgacatatgtaGCGTTTACCGTGAATCCGCCGCTAACGCGgggacattgcctttaaatttcaatcacgctctAACGCTGAATACCACAGTAAAGGGGAGTGTATAACAATAATGTTtgactgggagagagagcgagaagtaGACAGAAGGCgagaaagagaggcagaaggAGATCGAGAGAGTAAGACAAATAGAGGTGGATGTAGGATCAAAACTAGTGGTCATTGGAGCCGGAGGGTTGTGGTGCGAGGTAAGGCAGACTTACGGGCATGGGGTCGACGTAAATGATCACGAAGTGGAGTGACATGGAGAGGGACATGGCTCCAACCAGCCACAGGTTGCTCCAGGGGGGCATGCGCAGCAGGGACTGGTTCTCAGACAAACTGGGAAGGGGGGGATGGGGCGGAGGGGTTACGTAATCCACGCTGGctaaacactgtgtgtgtgtgctgagatGTTTGGATCCTTCTTGAAATGTAAATTTGATTTGTGGATCCAAATAAAGCATTTAAAATGTATGTGTTTATACACGGTTATCCACAGAGGTGTGTGCCAAGAGGTGTGCAGAAGCATGTGGGGATCTGAGATTACATGGTGAGGGATGGAGGATAATGTTTGTTCTGCACGGTTAATCTAAAATTACTCTTCCAATTTCTTTGGGGTTACACTACACTTTCAATGTAATAGCTACTTCTGAGATTAGGCTTTCATATCATACTCTTGATACTCTGTGTTTTAGAAACACACTGTTATAGAAGTGCTATAATTTATAAACATAAGTGTTTTATATAACTTTACTGTTCATGTTCTACCTCTAAGTTGatatactgtgtgtgtatcaATAATTACAGTGCTAACAAACTACCAATGTTGCAAGTTTTGAGGACCCAGATTAAACCTACTCCTGTCCTGCACTACAACGCATGTCAAATGGataatctccattgaaagtgcttttttTAGTCAAGGAGTAGGCTTAATCTGGGACTGGGAAACAGGCCCTTCATGTTATGCCTAATTGAATCTTGCATTTCTACCATGAATCTTCAAACATTGCTTTATATTGAACCAGGCAGAAACCAAAGTTGCTTCTAGCTCTAGTTGCAGTCTGACCTGTTGAGGGCATTGCACATCTCGATGGTGACCAACACAGACAGGGCCATGGTCATGGGCGGAGCGGCCTCAAACACCTCACAGTGGACGCCGACAAAGTCCTCGTTTTCCTCGTGACACTGCATGAAGTGGGACTGAGGAGAAAAATCAGAAATTAGGATGGAACCATTTACTGGATTATCACAATCATTCACTGTACATTTTTGCTAAGTAAGAAGTTTAAATGTAGATCCTAGTGAGACCCTACACCTAAAATGAAATATCTCCAAGATTGATGATGATCACGATGAAGGTCTTTGACCATTAATGTATTTTAAATGAGGATCTCTTGATGATAATTATGGTTTTAGACCAATGACACAACATATATGAATTTGTAACTGCAGTGGCACTTTTGTACTTTGTATGGTTTCTTTAATTATTTGGTGAAGCCAAAGACAAATCTGTACATTGTGTTGAGTTTTTTAAATTCTAAAAAACAATAGTTGATTAGTATCTGATACAGGTGTGCTGGTGCTGGGATgggacaaaagcctgcacacccagtaaaGGTGGAGACCACTCCCTGTTCTACAGAGTCttgtacatcccaaatggcaccctatttctatagtgcactacttttaaccagagccctatgggcactatatagggaatagggtgccttttgggacacaaCCTCTGCTCTACTCACCAGACTACATTTTTGCTCAATAACTCATTTAAATGTAAATCCTAGGTAGCCCGTAGCCCCAGGATTGTAtaggaaaaaaaataaaaaagatatatatattcaGATCTACATGGAGAGCAATGAGCTAGGCCTAGGGTTCCGATTGGTGATGCTACCAAAGATGTTGGATTTTAAGATGAACGACTCAAGCCGTTCACCATTGTCTGCTTAAGGGGGTGCctctcccatagacaccaatgaGATAGCAGTCTGCTTAGTTCATTGACTTCCATTGAAAGAAAAATGTGGGAGGTCTTGCTTCCTCTTCCGTATCTGATGCTGCTACTCACCAGCTGGTAGAAAGACACGCCAGGGCCGTCGTCACTGTAGAGGAACCACCAGGCGGCAGCAGCAACGGTGGCAGCACCGACGTAGCCTGGAACACACACCACAGGAAGTCAGGTAACATTGATCTCAATTATAATTGGTCCTATTTGATTTCCTTTTTCTGTTGGAAGTATCAAGATGAGACGATGATATACTTTGTTGTTTACTTGTGTGAAAATTTGCTTTGCATCACTTTTAATTAGTTTCTTTTTTTAATCTACTGTGTTCCTTTATCACGAGGATGTACAGAAACAGTATAACATGAATTTGATTATTGCTTTGGCTTTAGTTTGTGTCCCACCACTATGCCAATAAAGCACTGCTCAATTTGAATGTGGTGTTGTAGAGAGGGGGGTGTCTACGCTGTAcgccagtggaggctcctcagaggaggaaggggtgttttttgttgttgtgaaacagttatcctttttagataaaactatactaaatatattcacgacACCAAATAATGGAttaaaggtctacagtagcctcaacagtactctgtagggtagcaccatggtgtagctgtaggacagctagtttccgccGTCCTCTGACATGttttccacccaatcaaaggatcagagaatgaatctagtactgaaagcataagctacagctaactagcactgcagtgcataaagtgTGGTGAGTAGTCAACTCAGAGAGAGAccgacaatagttgaacagttttgaacaaattcatttcttcaaaaatgaaggcgaagtgagagagagaaagctagctATTTCATTGCATATTTTTTTTCACTTCCACTTACTTCGCTAGTGAATGCAGCTAATTactttagcctactcaaacacccggctcaaacagagagggatgctatgttagctagctagctttgggtatccaacactggaactcttctaagtcaaggtaagcttttggttttataaatgtattgccactGGAGCCCCcaccagtgtaactgctaaacagcttgctgactgtactgtgtgattgtatcgggtttactaatgcgttagttctagtagatatgttgactatgacattagataatatggtgacaacgatgtaggctgtgtgtagcggttatgataggaaggtttggcttggaaagtattttttcgcctggtcacagacagctgatgtgttgtgcactgaagtccacaagcgaagggaactGTGAAAGGAGGTCGATcacgtagatgcgagaaggataTATACTACAAGAAAAgtaatcatgctgtttgtatgtggctgctatgaaagtgaactgtgtttgatcAGGGGtatattcattccgccgattctgttaaaacgtttcttaaacagaagcaaacggaaaCAAAATGGGGAcaaacctgaatttgtccaatagaaactctcgtttgtaACGGTTGGATTAATGATTACACcgtagatcagctagatgcaggcaagagtgtgcaaggcggtattgaacgtgtcactgtcaccttgattactcaaatttctctcgacctctgcacctacattgtaaacttccATTCATAGGCTATGTTGTAGAAATCTAATGATGCGTGtagggaaaatgtgagtatcatgtagtagcctaaacctatcgatgttacattgagctgaggGGATGGAATATAAATGAAagttatccaatatgctgtaatagaaataaagcCATGctcataatttttttttattgtcctccctcatcttaaatggcaccgaccaCAACTGCTGCACCCCCATTGTTGGGCAAAGCAGCAGTAGGTGAGGGTTGAAAGCTCTAAGCGTTTGACGTTGGGTCAGGGTTGTATTTAGATTTACGACTGAGCCAGGGATAGTTCAGGGTTGGAGAGTCAGACATAGCTTCATGAGATAGAATTAGGTCAGAGATGGATAGTGAGCATAGCGTCTATGTTGAACCTGGAACATGACTCTGTTCCAATATCCGCTCTAGCGTACTACATAAGCCCCATTTCTAACTACTGCTAACaggtcccatgtggctcagttggcagaGCATGGTGCCTTGCAACgccaaggttgtgggtttgattcccacggggggcagGTATGAAAAATAAGTTTCTCTGGTTAAGAGCGTATGCTAAATTACTCAATTTTGTTCATGTAAAAAATGGGTTATTTGACCGGATCTTGTTTGTTTACACTTGGAAGATCTGATTACAATCGGATCACAAGGAGTCTTTTAATcgtctacacctgtctaaaaatgtggACACAATTAGAATGTGGACAAAGGAtgcatgttagcaccaggtatagaCGGGGCTTTAGACACAATATCCACCATGGCATACTATTTAGAAACAACATCCACACTAGCAAACTACTTAGAATGTGGCAATGTATTGGTCATGCATTCACAATGGTATTCTAGTGACCCCAACGGTTGTTGAAGGAAAATGAGAGGAGGAAAGCATAATGGCCAGTACATTTgtaattgttttgttttgtatttattgttgttgatgtgttcctgACTTCCCAGAATACATTTCCATGCAAATGGACAATAAAAGTGTTGTCATATTATATGGTATGGTATCTTATCCTATCGTACCTCCGATGGCGAGGTATCTGAAGAACAGCCATCCAGAGATGAGGGGCTCCTTGGGGGAGCGGGGCAGCTTGCCCATGATGTCCAGGTCAGGGGGGTTGAAGCCCAGGGCAGTGGCAGGGAGACCATCAGTCACCAGGTTGACCCACAGCAGCTGGACAGGGATCAGAGCCTCGGGCAGACCCAGGGCAGCGGTCAGGAAGATactgagagagatggaaggatggatgaggagagcgagggaaagaaagaaagaaagaaagagaaaacaaaGAAAGGAGAAGAGTAAGTTTTGACTAGAACTGTGTGTGGCAGTCATATTGATGTTCTTGCTCACGGTGGTGTCTTGACAGCCAATACAGGAGCGTGACCAAGTAGTTATGGTGCTACTACAGTGAATCTCTGTCTTCCCTCTAGATTGGCATTCAACCACGGTTATGTCTGTCGCGATGTGGTCACTTCAACCCATCCCCCGAACACTCACCAGACGACCTCACCAACATTGGAGGAGATGAGGTAACGGATGAACTGCTTCATGTTGTTGTAAATGGCTCTGCCCTCCTCGACAGCTGCCACGATGGAAGAGAAGTTGTCATCAGCCAGGACCATCTCAGAGGCAGACTTGGCAACGGCAGTGCCAGAGCCCATGGCGATGCCGATCTCGGCCTTCTTCAGGGCGGGGGCATCGTTCACTCCATCTCCAGtctggtggaggaagagagaaagaaggaagaaAAGAGAAGGTAGAGAAGGAGGATGACTGTTAGTGATGTGTTCTGTATGATATGAATCGTATTTCCGCAAATATTCCGTTTTTTGTAAATTGGATGGTTGTACAATAAGCTTTTGAGTTTTGAATAGGAGTGTCTCCTCTGTTCCTGTTCCCTCCCCTCACCATGGCGGTGATCTCGTCGAAGCCTTGCAGGAACTCGACGATCTTGGACTTGTGCGAGGGCTCAACGCGGGCATAGCAGCAGGCCTTGCGGACTGCTTTTTTTTGCTCGTGGAGGGACAGATCGTCAAACTCACGGCCAGTGAAGGCTCGGCCAGTAGTGTCCTCATCCTCGGTGAAGATGCCAATACGACGGCAGATAGCCACGGCTGTTCCCTTGTTGTcacctgggagggagggagagagagagtgaagtatTGTTTTTTCTCCTCAATTTATTTCAGTCCTCTCTGAGACCACCAGAGTGAAATATAATGGAGGAAAGACAACCAACGGAGAAGAGGTAGATGGATGGAAACAGTGGGAGTGATAAAGGTTTTCCAGaactcctggttggaggattcttgGAAAAGCACCAGATTTTTGCAGTCCAGCATACTGACCAGTAATCATGATGACCCGGATGCCGGCAGCCCTGCACAGCTCGATAGCTCCAATGACCTCCTTACGAGGGGGGTCTAGCATGCCCACGCAGCCCACGAAGGTAAGGTCAGTCTGAggaccacagacagagagagagagagaggagacgtaggGTAAGTGCTTCGGATGAATTTAGAAATTCCAGTAGTACTGTTTGTATTTACCTAGTAACTCAGGAACCCCTTTATTTACCTGGAAATTAATACAGTAGGTACTTAAATccgccccctcccccctctctcctttctcaccTCGTAGTCGCCGAACTTGGTGGCGTCTTCGAGGTTCATCTCTTCTACGCGGAGGGGTGTGTCGCGGGTGGCCAGTGCCAGGCAACGCAGGGTGTCACGGCCGGTACCCCACTCCTTGATCACAGCCATGATCTTGTTCTTGACAGGCTCGGACAGGGGCACACGGGTAGTGCCAACACGCACATATGCACACCTCTCAATAACACCCTCGGGAGCGCCCTAGGGAGAGggtgacagagggagggagagagagaacggtcAGGACTCAAGGAGCATTTTGGAACTTTATAAACAATCACTGCAAGATTGCTATAGAGATTATTGATATGACAACGTCACTGGGACCTTTACTCTGAGCATTTCCATAGAGACTGTTGCCGGTGTTCTCTCACCTTGACGAACATCTTGTTGCCGACAGCGGCCTTAGAGGACTTGGCTGGGgagcagaacactgacatggaCTTCCTGTCTCTGGAGAACTCCAGGGTGAACTCCTTCTTCATCAGCTGCTTGATCACctgggagagagacggagaggacatgggttagagagggagggaggagagggtttAGAAAAGGAGGCAGGCGTTAGAGAGGGAGAAATGGGAGGTAggctggagaggggagggagggagggaggaaggagagggatgagagggggagaggggagccaGATGGAaaagagggaggtgagagagggtggactggagagagggcagaaagggggaggaaaggagggatagaggaaaggtggagggagggaggaaggaagactTACAGAGCAACAGGCGTTGGCTCTGTCGGGCTTGGACAGGCCGCGCACTTCAGTGTTGAACACGTTCATCTTCTCAACCAGGCAGCACAGAGCGGTCTCAGTGGCCTCGCCCACCTTCTCATAGATGCCCTTAGactgcaggagagagggagaggagaaagacacTATCAGATCTGGGCTAGACTAATACACATATCAGATCTGGGCTAGACTAATACACATATCAGATCTGGCCTGACTAATACACATATTAGATCCATAAAATAACAGCTACACATATACAGATACTGAGTGCTGAcacagtaccacacacacacacatgcacacacccaaactcacaaacacacacacatatagaaaGCTTCTCCTTACATCGTTGTAGTCCAGAGAGGAGTCATTGCACAGAGCACAGATGGTGGACAGCTCCACCAAGCCATCATACTGGCCACACTTCACTAACGCACCGTTcttagtactgagagagagatggagaagacagtaagcaggtgtgtgtgtgtgtgtgtgtgtgtgtgtgtgtgtgtgtgtgtgtgtgtgtgtgtgtgtgtgtgtgtgtgtgtgtgtgtgtgtgtgtgtgtgtgtgtgtgtgtgtgtgtgtgtgtgtgtccatgtccaGCGATACTCACACTTCTCCCTCAGGGGTGTACTTGGAACCGGAGATGTCGAAAGAACCCAGAGAAACGCTGTCTCCCTCCACTTTGTCAATAATGAACATCTGGAACCACATCACAAAGACACAACACACACTACTTAACTATGTACTTTAAAAAAAGCCAACTGAACCAATTTCTTAATCAGCGTTATTTTGTGAGTTGGGTGGACTTTAGAAGGACAATAAATTgatctaatgtgtgtgtgtgtgagtaatttTTGGAGTAAAATGACAAATTAATGTTTGCCTTTGGAAGGCTACAATGTATGTTGGATCTGCTGCAGTATGTGCCAAATGTTGAGCATACTCACAATCCTATTGCAGTTGGCTGCCTCACAATTAATTGTACGTTGAATCAACAGACTATGCTTGAGGTGAGCTGAATTTAAACAAGCTTGATGAGTAAAATTACAAAATGTATGTTTGCTCAAAACCACTGAAAACGAGAGCCATCATTATCCTATTTTCCAGCATGCTTTATTGCAGTTTGAATTTTTCAATACCTGTGTTTTTGCTTTCAtcaagtattcataccccttgacttattccaccttttgttgctacagcctgaattcaaactggattaaattgatttattttctacacagaataccccataatgacaaagtgtaaacatgtttttagacatttttgtattCGTCAATTTCGCACTAGCATTTTCCAGCCCTAATGCCATGTTCTAACATCAGCTCACTGGCGTTGTAGGGGAGGGGTGGCcatatttgaggtgtgtccttaaaaacacgTGCAAAAGTGACAATTTCATGCAGTGCTAATGAGAAGTTTTAAGACTCACAAAAGCAGGTCTTCGCAGTAATGCAGTTGATAATTGCATGGATTTTGAGAGCAGAAATGCAGCCTATCCAGCCATGAAGCACAGTGAGTGCCCATGGAATAGAGATGTGATTTTATGCTGCTGAATCTAGTATTTAGAAACATAAACTATTGGTTTCATCACTCTTATGGTGATGAAGTAAGCTGCTAAATGGCTCAAATGCAATGCAAATTTCATCTGCTATTTCCGGAGTGCAAATATGATCTGTAGGATGGTTCCATAATGTTTATAAACATGACATTTGCCAGTAGTATAATGGTGTGGACTTCCCctttctctttatattggatAGTTATCCAGCAcctgtgaaaagtttggatgtgcataaaaccctccatagtctaAGATGTATGTATTATGCCCACAGGGAGCAATTATGGTgcctgtaactgtatttagacatagCTTATTTAAAAGAAGTCGTTGTTTCGTTTTTATTAGAATttgattaaaatgatacactgtctttttaggccttatcaataGCCTAGTGAATTTAATCTAGTTTATGACTACCTTTGGCATGTCCATGTCCAGACTGCAATTTATAGTAGGCCAAGAGCCCCTATATCAGTGCAAATGCTATAGCCTATTTAACAATGTATTTCCATACTAAAGCAATGCAATGCTTAAATAAACAGTTCGACTGCAAATATTTTCAACATATGTTGCAAATATGGGGCAGGCTATTTAACAAAATAGGTGATAACGGAGTAACATTCTAATTGGCGTTGATAACAACACAATACACAAAAGACTGtcaatacacaacttgaagcgaccacatatttagccatggatcacgttctgattggccagcaAGCCTCGACACACCCACAACTGGTTTATttatcaaaacccagccctttcgcgCCACCGCCAACAACTGTGCCTGTAATTATGGTGGTGAAAATAGCacaaatatttctgacacacccctgaAACTATAGTGCTACTGTCAGTGCTTAGATTTACCACTGCGTTAGATTTGTTGAAATAGAGCCCATCAACTCAATTTAatgtattttaaattcaggctgtaacacaacaaaaatgtggaaacaatcaaggggtatgaataccttcttAAAGGCACTTATTGGTTGATTGGCTGATTACACAAATaacgtacactgagtgtacaaaacatgagaaacaccttcctaatatttagttgcacccccttttgccctcagaacagcctcaatttattggggcatggactacaaggtgtcgaaagcattcaacagagatgctggcccatgttgactccattgcctcccacagttgtgtcaagttggctgtacagtatgtcctttgggtggtggatcatgcTTGATACacggggaaactgttgagcgtgaaaataacagcagcgttgcagttcttgacacactcaaaccggtgcgcctggcacctactaccatcccccgttcaaaggcactaaaatctttagtcttgcccattcaccctctgaatggcgcacGTACACAATCCGTCTCAATCCTTCTAAAACCTTTtctactccccttcatctacactgattgaagtggatttaacaggtgacatcaataagggatcatagctttcatactggattcacctggtcagtgttcctgatgttttgtacactcagtgtacattttcAGAAAcgaatccaatctgttagtagttggacgttttgcacccgttactgagctGTCTGTTCCAATGTATATGACTTAGGTAGTCTCATTAATCAGTCTTCCCTACCCCGGCAGTCATTCTCAATGCAGGTTGCAGGTGAAAAAACGTTCCAATTGCTGGATATCCTCActctggattccaataggaattacacatcactttgcaagccagtatTGAGGTTTGAATCAATGTACAACTATAAGGCAACCAGCTGCATTAGGATTGTGTGTCTCCTCAACATTTGATCAACAAAAATCCacatattttttttacagtgtctTGGatctctgatgtgtgtgtgtgtgtgtgtgtgtgtgtgtgtgtgtgtgtgtgtgtgtgtgtgtgtgtgtgtgtgtgtgtgtgtgtgtgtgtgtgtgtgtgtgtgtgtgtgtgtgtgtgtgtgtgtttgaacgcAAAGCGCACATGTGcatttgtatgtgtttgtgtttgtacgacgtgtgtgtgtgtgtgtttgtacggcgtttgtgtgtgtgtgtgtgtttgtacggtgtgtgtgtgtgtgtgtgtgtgtgtgtttgtacggcGTGTGTTTCTACGGCGTGTGTGTGTACCCACCTTGGTGACACACATCTGGTTAGTGGTGAGGGTGCCAGTCTTGTCGGAGCAGATGACGGAGGTGCAGCCCAGGGTCTCCACAGAGGGCAGGGAGCGGACGATGGCGTTC
Coding sequences within it:
- the LOC120033350 gene encoding sarcoplasmic/endoplasmic reticulum calcium ATPase 1-like, yielding MENAHAKEPEEVVSYFGVDQTTGLTPEQFKKNLARYGHNELPAEIGKTIWELVVEQFEDLLVRILLLAACISFVLALFEEGEETVTAFVEPLVILLILIANAIVGVWQERNAESAIEALKEYEPEMGKVYRSDRKNVQMIKAREIVPGDVVEVSVGDKVPADIRLVKINSTTLRVDQSILTGESVSVIKHTDAVPDMRAVNQDKKNMLFSGTNIASGKAIGVAVATGVSTEIGKIRDQMAATEQEKTPLQAKLDEFGEQLSKVISLICVAVWMINIGHFNDPVHGGSWIRGAVYYFKIAVALAVAAIPEGLPAVITTCLALGTRRMAKKNAIVRSLPSVETLGCTSVICSDKTGTLTTNQMCVTKMFIIDKVEGDSVSLGSFDISGSKYTPEGEVTKNGALVKCGQYDGLVELSTICALCNDSSLDYNDSKGIYEKVGEATETALCCLVEKMNVFNTEVRGLSKPDRANACCSVIKQLMKKEFTLEFSRDRKSMSVFCSPAKSSKAAVGNKMFVKGAPEGVIERCAYVRVGTTRVPLSEPVKNKIMAVIKEWGTGRDTLRCLALATRDTPLRVEEMNLEDATKFGDYETDLTFVGCVGMLDPPRKEVIGAIELCRAAGIRVIMITGDNKGTAVAICRRIGIFTEDEDTTGRAFTGREFDDLSLHEQKKAVRKACCYARVEPSHKSKIVEFLQGFDEITAMTGDGVNDAPALKKAEIGIAMGSGTAVAKSASEMVLADDNFSSIVAAVEEGRAIYNNMKQFIRYLISSNVGEVVCIFLTAALGLPEALIPVQLLWVNLVTDGLPATALGFNPPDLDIMGKLPRSPKEPLISGWLFFRYLAIGGYVGAATVAAAAWWFLYSDDGPGVSFYQLSHFMQCHEENEDFVGVHCEVFEAAPPMTMALSVLVTIEMCNALNSLSENQSLLRMPPWSNLWLVGAMSLSMSLHFVIIYVDPMPMIFKLTHLNVEKWMVVLKLSFPVILIDEVLKFVARNYLEVADDNLVSKKWD